A genomic window from Xenorhabdus cabanillasii includes:
- a CDS encoding transposase — protein sequence MKLKPTKRQYSAEFKLEAVQQVVLHQQRVVDVACLLGIDNSIPGKWVRQYKAEMQGITPAGKIGTASG from the coding sequence ATGAAATTGAAACCAACCAAACGCCAATATTCCGCTGAATTTAAGCTGGAAGCGGTCCAGCAGGTTGTTCTACATCAACAGCGGGTTGTCGATGTCGCCTGTTTACTGGGGATCGACAACAGCATCCCAGGAAAATGGGTTCGCCAGTACAAGGCCGAAATGCAGGGGATAACGCCTGCCGGTAAGATAGGGACAGCCTCAGGCTGA
- a CDS encoding class I SAM-dependent DNA methyltransferase gives MKDNIIYNPVAHLYEDFTNSAPQAKIIIRTILNLAGDIQGKSVLDLACGYGLYSWLFKSHGASRVVGVDISDKMIELAKKKSQQDGDNIEFHIRDVCTMESFGKFDLIVAAWLLHYSESVEKLEMMFQSIANNLSPSGKLISYICSPDYRLAKGNCKKYHLNILSEEPWQNGLRHKVELMSTPPISFTMYRWSREQYQEASRKAGLKLEWHEPMLLQSDIDSYPSHFWDDYKNNCFETPFVCYF, from the coding sequence ATGAAAGACAATATTATCTATAACCCTGTTGCACATCTTTACGAAGATTTTACCAATTCAGCTCCCCAGGCGAAAATAATAATTCGCACTATTCTCAACCTGGCCGGAGATATACAAGGAAAATCCGTATTAGATTTAGCCTGTGGATATGGTCTCTACAGCTGGTTATTCAAAAGTCATGGTGCTTCAAGAGTTGTTGGTGTTGATATATCTGATAAAATGATAGAGCTTGCTAAAAAGAAATCTCAGCAAGATGGAGATAATATTGAATTTCATATAAGAGACGTTTGCACAATGGAATCATTTGGAAAATTTGACTTGATAGTTGCCGCTTGGTTACTGCACTATTCAGAGTCAGTAGAAAAATTGGAAATGATGTTTCAATCCATTGCAAATAATCTCAGTCCTTCTGGTAAATTAATATCCTATATATGTTCGCCTGATTACAGATTAGCAAAAGGAAATTGTAAAAAATATCATCTCAATATTTTAAGCGAAGAACCTTGGCAAAATGGTCTCCGTCATAAGGTTGAACTTATGTCTACACCACCTATCTCTTTTACTATGTATCGCTGGAGTCGTGAACAGTATCAAGAAGCGAGCCGTAAAGCAGGGTTAAAGCTTGAATGGCATGAGCCTATGTTATTACAAAGTGATATTGATAGTTACCCATCTCACTTTTGGGATGATTACAAAAACAATTGTTTTGAGACACCATTTGTTTGCTATTTTTAA
- the hpaB gene encoding 4-hydroxyphenylacetate 3-monooxygenase, oxygenase component produces the protein MKPEDLYADKKRPFMGKEFLNSLQDGREIYIYGERVKDVTTHPAFRNSAASVAEQYESLHIPENRDTLCWDTDTGNGGYTHKFFRFATNPNEFLQQRDAIVEWARLNYGWMGRSPDFEAAFCCSLGAYPEYYGQFADNARHWYQRTQESCLFLNHAIGNPPIDRHKPIDQIKDVFMRVEKETDAGIIVSGAKVVTTNAALTNFSVVGFAPTQALGDDPSFALVFVAPMDAEGLKLISRTSYEFVASAIGSPFDYPLSSRFDENDAILILDNVLIPWENVLVYRDFERAKNWMAQSGFAGLSSLQSCSRLCVKLDFITGLLQKSLECTGVVNFRGVQADLGEVVAWRNLCWSLASAMCSESKPWQGSAYQLDMQSVHAYRVMAPIAYTKIKNIIEYNVASGLIYLPSSVRDINNPTINQHLEKYVCGSNGMGHIERIKVLKLMWDAIGSEFGGRHELYEINYAGNQDELRLNCLRHAYGSGNMKKMTELVDRCLSEYDVNGWTVPHLHNNHDINVFDTLLK, from the coding sequence ATGAAACCTGAAGATTTATACGCTGATAAAAAACGCCCATTTATGGGTAAAGAATTTCTGAACTCCTTGCAAGATGGCCGGGAAATTTACATCTATGGTGAACGGGTAAAGGATGTGACCACCCATCCGGCTTTTCGCAACTCAGCGGCATCAGTGGCAGAACAGTATGAGTCTCTTCATATCCCGGAAAACCGAGATACGTTATGTTGGGATACCGATACGGGCAACGGCGGCTATACTCACAAGTTTTTTCGATTTGCAACCAACCCGAATGAGTTCCTTCAACAACGGGATGCTATTGTTGAATGGGCACGTCTGAATTATGGTTGGATGGGGCGCTCACCGGATTTTGAAGCAGCTTTTTGTTGTTCTTTGGGAGCATATCCTGAGTATTACGGTCAGTTTGCCGACAACGCACGTCATTGGTATCAGCGTACTCAGGAATCGTGTCTCTTTTTGAACCATGCCATTGGCAACCCACCAATTGACCGCCACAAGCCGATAGACCAGATCAAAGATGTGTTTATGCGGGTGGAAAAAGAGACCGATGCCGGGATTATCGTCAGCGGTGCCAAAGTTGTGACAACAAACGCTGCACTGACAAACTTTAGTGTTGTCGGTTTCGCACCAACTCAGGCACTCGGTGACGATCCTAGCTTTGCTCTAGTCTTCGTGGCACCTATGGATGCCGAAGGCCTAAAACTTATTTCCCGCACCTCTTATGAATTCGTCGCCAGTGCCATAGGATCACCTTTCGATTATCCTCTCTCCAGTCGGTTTGATGAAAATGACGCTATCCTGATTTTGGATAATGTGTTAATTCCTTGGGAAAATGTGTTGGTCTATCGCGACTTTGAGCGCGCCAAAAATTGGATGGCTCAAAGCGGGTTTGCTGGGCTGTCTTCATTGCAGTCTTGTTCACGTCTCTGTGTCAAACTGGATTTTATAACTGGACTGCTGCAAAAAAGTCTGGAATGTACCGGCGTTGTGAATTTCCGTGGAGTTCAGGCTGACCTGGGGGAAGTTGTCGCGTGGCGTAATTTGTGCTGGTCTCTGGCAAGTGCAATGTGTTCAGAATCCAAACCGTGGCAAGGTAGCGCTTATCAATTGGATATGCAGTCAGTCCATGCTTATCGCGTAATGGCCCCCATCGCTTATACAAAAATCAAGAATATTATTGAATATAACGTCGCCAGTGGTTTAATTTATCTGCCATCTAGTGTGCGCGATATAAACAACCCTACTATTAATCAGCATCTTGAGAAATACGTGTGCGGTTCTAACGGAATGGGCCACATAGAGCGCATCAAAGTCTTAAAATTAATGTGGGATGCTATTGGCAGCGAATTTGGCGGGCGTCATGAATTGTATGAGATCAACTATGCCGGCAATCAAGATGAACTCAGGTTGAACTGCCTGCGTCATGCTTATGGTTCTGGCAATATGAAAAAAATGACGGAGTTAGTTGATCGCTGTCTTTCTGAGTATGACGTGAACGGCTGGACAGTCCCACATTTACACAACAACCATGATATTAACGTGTTTGACACGTTGTTGAAATAA
- a CDS encoding DUF1801 domain-containing protein, protein MKEFQNDEVYSVFNNYPERYQKILLTIRELIFDVASETAGVGLITETLKWGQPSYLTLETGSGTTIRLDRFGHSHVAIFFHCQTTLVDTFKTLFPELIYSKNRAIVLDPEDDLPTNELSICIEMSLTYKLRKKNKHFI, encoded by the coding sequence ATGAAAGAATTTCAAAATGACGAAGTTTACTCGGTATTTAATAATTACCCTGAACGATATCAAAAAATATTATTGACGATAAGAGAATTAATATTTGATGTCGCATCAGAAACGGCAGGAGTTGGATTAATTACTGAGACTTTGAAATGGGGGCAACCTAGCTACCTTACTCTTGAAACGGGATCGGGAACCACAATCCGGTTAGATCGTTTCGGTCATTCGCATGTGGCTATCTTTTTTCACTGCCAGACCACATTAGTTGATACGTTCAAAACACTTTTTCCCGAACTGATTTATTCAAAAAATCGGGCAATAGTCTTAGATCCAGAAGACGATTTACCAACAAATGAGTTGAGTATATGTATTGAAATGTCACTCACTTATAAGTTGAGGAAAAAAAATAAACACTTCATTTAG
- a CDS encoding ACP S-malonyltransferase yields MEGETSVLNRTEFTQPALFVINILYYLESLEKHGTNTEIFVGHSLGEYCAQFIISGDKSELSQFKEKVLNVKGIYHPLQVNGAFHSKRMASIAEEFKGFLEHVDIFPLKAFVLSNVTADFYPLNNREQLIDLLVKQLSYPVRWQQCMEKLHSDKHIIGFEYGPKPVVGLLAKKILGERITLME; encoded by the coding sequence GTGGAAGGTGAAACCAGCGTTCTTAACAGAACTGAATTCACACAGCCCGCTCTGTTTGTCATTAACATTCTTTATTATTTAGAAAGCTTAGAAAAACACGGCACAAACACTGAAATCTTCGTGGGCCATAGCTTAGGTGAATATTGTGCTCAATTTATTATTTCAGGTGATAAATCTGAATTGTCGCAATTTAAAGAAAAGGTGTTAAATGTGAAAGGTATTTATCACCCTTTGCAGGTTAATGGCGCATTCCATTCAAAAAGAATGGCAAGTATTGCAGAAGAATTTAAAGGCTTTCTTGAACATGTTGATATTTTTCCACTGAAAGCCTTTGTATTATCTAATGTGACCGCTGACTTTTATCCATTAAATAATCGGGAGCAATTAATAGATTTATTAGTTAAACAGTTATCGTACCCTGTGCGTTGGCAACAATGTATGGAGAAATTACATTCAGATAAGCATATTATTGGTTTTGAATATGGGCCGAAACCGGTGGTAGGCCTATTAGCTAAAAAAATATTGGGTGAGCGTATTACGTTGATGGAATAA
- a CDS encoding beta-ketoacyl synthase N-terminal-like domain-containing protein, producing MEYSIIGVAAYFGGGLSLSHYWQILVDGGSLIGVIGEERYQLNNRQTPVKWGLREKIRGMFLENIDNFGRHIFPFSSSAIMFADPRQRLFLQTCWQLLEDVGLAASTLSGKKVGVFVARMAGI from the coding sequence ATGGAATATTCTATCATCGGCGTAGCTGCATATTTCGGTGGAGGTTTGTCATTATCTCATTATTGGCAGATATTGGTTGACGGCGGATCTCTGATTGGTGTGATAGGAGAAGAGCGCTATCAACTTAATAACCGCCAAACACCGGTTAAATGGGGGCTTAGGGAAAAGATACGCGGTATGTTTCTTGAAAATATTGATAACTTCGGTAGACATATCTTTCCTTTCTCAAGCTCTGCAATTATGTTTGCAGACCCAAGGCAGAGATTGTTTCTGCAAACTTGCTGGCAGCTCCTTGAAGATGTGGGGTTAGCGGCATCAACGCTGTCTGGCAAGAAGGTGGGCGTATTTGTTGCCCGGATGGCTGGTATTTAA
- a CDS encoding ParB N-terminal domain-containing protein gives MERINFSSWKKVTLTVSALKLDRKNPRIPDYEPTRTTKDIVRFLFKNEKIQLLIEKIVNKGFINHDPIYVIKEKDSYIVVEGNRRLTALKCLLDPTLAPTIPAQKKIEKLKAKLGNELIEKIEVVVAPSRLDVENILFELHSEGKLQWSRQQKNKFISEAGISSGETIEQIAARFDVSASEIYDSVQEYLIEKYFPYIGLSTEQESKALNSSFSISFMSRVLNTALFKEKTGFKIEGNAIKTTIVENKFKKILKHIVSDILDKKIDSRSLNKTEDINKYLEKITLSLLNEKDDDDDNPVNFTPSSATASSVDDDVKLTKTRRKNQRLIDDSINYKTGVDKLDFLIQEGQSLWVNTHKTAGALLLRTILELAVIRVFDINKSKQLCFNPKGRTNQLSVNLKSLVKKEDWFQNKTYLNDLRTFIDPSCSSWKSLESLNRYAHGEFTIPDKDMLVQVWMITKPLILYTNI, from the coding sequence ATGGAAAGAATTAATTTTAGCTCTTGGAAAAAAGTAACTTTAACAGTTTCCGCATTAAAGCTAGATAGAAAAAACCCTAGAATTCCTGACTATGAACCCACAAGAACGACTAAAGATATTGTTCGCTTCTTATTCAAAAATGAAAAAATACAATTATTGATAGAAAAGATAGTCAATAAAGGATTCATTAATCATGATCCTATATATGTAATTAAAGAAAAAGATAGCTATATTGTTGTTGAAGGAAATAGGAGATTAACAGCCTTAAAATGTTTGCTTGATCCTACTTTAGCTCCAACTATCCCAGCACAAAAAAAAATAGAAAAATTGAAAGCAAAATTAGGTAATGAACTAATTGAAAAAATAGAAGTAGTTGTCGCACCATCTAGATTAGATGTTGAAAATATTTTATTTGAACTCCATTCAGAAGGTAAACTACAATGGAGTCGCCAACAAAAAAATAAATTTATTTCAGAAGCTGGGATATCTAGTGGAGAAACGATAGAACAAATAGCAGCTCGATTTGATGTATCCGCCAGCGAAATATATGACTCAGTTCAAGAATATTTAATTGAAAAATATTTCCCATATATAGGGCTAAGTACAGAACAAGAAAGTAAAGCATTAAATAGTTCCTTCAGCATTAGTTTTATGTCTAGGGTATTAAACACTGCCTTATTTAAAGAAAAAACAGGATTTAAAATTGAAGGTAATGCAATTAAAACAACCATTGTTGAAAACAAGTTCAAGAAAATTCTAAAACATATTGTTAGCGATATTTTAGACAAAAAAATTGACTCTCGAAGCCTAAATAAAACTGAAGACATTAATAAATATTTGGAAAAGATAACATTGTCATTATTAAATGAAAAAGATGATGATGATGATAATCCTGTTAACTTCACACCATCCTCAGCCACTGCTAGTAGTGTAGATGATGATGTAAAGCTTACTAAGACAAGAAGAAAAAATCAAAGATTAATAGATGATTCTATAAATTATAAAACCGGTGTAGATAAATTAGATTTCCTAATTCAAGAAGGGCAAAGCTTATGGGTTAATACACATAAAACAGCAGGTGCACTTCTTTTAAGAACTATATTAGAGCTGGCTGTTATTCGTGTATTTGATATAAATAAAAGTAAGCAATTGTGTTTCAATCCCAAAGGACGTACAAATCAGCTATCAGTAAATTTAAAATCTTTGGTGAAAAAGGAAGATTGGTTTCAAAATAAAACTTACTTAAATGATTTAAGAACCTTTATTGACCCAAGTTGTTCTTCTTGGAAATCTTTAGAATCCCTAAATAGATATGCACATGGTGAATTTACAATTCCTGATAAAGACATGTTAGTTCAGGTTTGGATGATAACTAAGCCATTAATTTTATACACTAACATTTAA
- a CDS encoding DNA adenine methylase, with translation MKPTYSPLRYPGGKSAISEMVSSLITYNDLNSHSYAEPYAGGAGLALSLLFSNKVKSIYLNDIDRSIWSFWNAILTDSERFIKKIISTDITIDEWHKQRDIQHNKEQADIFDLAFSTFFLNRTNRSGIIFKAGVIGGFSQSGKYKLDCRFNKKGLVDRINRIAQKKDKIHVYNMDAIDFMSKIKRKKILLSIDPPYYEKGSSLYTNFYQKDDHCNLSKNILKLKKPWILTYDFAYEIYDLYKEKKCFSFDLNYSAAHKRIGKELLVISDGISIPDSLKNSVSELNQSDFF, from the coding sequence ATGAAACCAACATATTCACCATTAAGATATCCAGGGGGAAAATCTGCCATATCAGAAATGGTGTCCTCCCTTATTACCTATAATGATTTAAATTCACATAGCTATGCTGAACCATATGCAGGAGGAGCCGGGCTAGCTCTTTCTTTGCTTTTCTCTAATAAAGTAAAAAGCATTTACTTAAATGATATCGACCGTTCTATATGGTCTTTTTGGAATGCCATATTAACAGATAGTGAGCGGTTTATAAAAAAAATAATATCCACAGATATCACTATAGATGAATGGCATAAACAAAGAGACATTCAACATAATAAAGAGCAAGCTGATATTTTTGATCTGGCTTTTTCTACATTTTTCCTTAATAGGACGAATCGCTCTGGAATTATATTCAAAGCTGGAGTAATTGGAGGGTTTTCACAGTCAGGAAAATATAAACTTGATTGTAGATTTAATAAAAAAGGTCTGGTTGATAGAATAAATAGAATAGCTCAAAAAAAAGATAAGATCCATGTTTACAATATGGATGCAATCGACTTTATGAGTAAAATAAAAAGAAAAAAAATTCTTTTATCTATAGATCCTCCTTATTATGAAAAAGGTTCATCTTTATACACTAATTTTTATCAAAAAGATGACCATTGCAATTTAAGCAAAAATATACTCAAGCTTAAAAAGCCATGGATATTAACTTATGATTTTGCATATGAAATTTATGATTTATACAAAGAGAAAAAGTGTTTTTCTTTTGATTTAAATTATAGTGCTGCCCATAAGCGCATAGGAAAAGAGTTATTAGTCATAAGTGATGGAATAAGTATTCCTGATAGTTTAAAAAATAGCGTATCTGAATTAAATCAATCAGATTTTTTTTGA
- a CDS encoding IS110 family transposase, protein MRNVTLIGIDLGKHSFHIHCQDKFGKAILRKKFTRTKLMEFLAGSSFATVVMEACADAHFMARRVADLGHEAKLISPQFVRPFVKSNKNDCVDAEAICEAASRPSMRFVQPRTETQQAMRALHRVRESLVRDRVKTTNQMHAFLLEFGISLPKGEAVIKRLSLVLAEHDIPGYLSRLLMKLHAHYLYLVEQITALESELNQSIKSDETAQRIMTIPGVGPITARLLSSQLGDGKQFSCSRDFAASMGLVPRQYSTGGKPTLLGISKRGNKNLRRLLVQCARAFMMRLEHQKGRLAEWVQEQLSRKHSNVVACALANKLARIVWAITTRQNEYQA, encoded by the coding sequence ATGCGAAACGTTACACTTATTGGTATCGATCTCGGCAAGCATTCTTTCCACATCCACTGTCAGGACAAATTCGGTAAGGCAATTTTGCGTAAAAAATTCACCCGCACAAAATTAATGGAATTTTTAGCCGGGAGTTCATTCGCTACCGTCGTGATGGAAGCGTGTGCTGACGCACACTTTATGGCTCGCCGGGTTGCTGATTTAGGTCATGAGGCAAAGCTGATATCTCCGCAATTTGTTCGTCCTTTTGTCAAAAGTAACAAAAACGATTGTGTTGATGCAGAGGCGATATGCGAGGCGGCTTCACGACCCTCCATGCGTTTTGTCCAGCCGAGAACAGAGACTCAACAGGCGATGAGAGCACTGCATCGTGTCAGAGAATCACTCGTCAGAGACAGAGTCAAAACCACTAACCAGATGCATGCCTTTTTGCTGGAGTTTGGTATCAGCCTGCCAAAAGGTGAAGCGGTCATTAAACGGTTATCTCTGGTGCTGGCTGAACATGACATTCCCGGTTATCTGAGCCGTTTGCTGATGAAATTACATGCCCATTATCTTTATCTCGTTGAGCAAATAACGGCGCTGGAATCAGAATTAAACCAGTCCATTAAATCTGACGAGACAGCTCAACGTATAATGACAATTCCGGGTGTGGGACCAATTACGGCCCGCTTACTCTCATCTCAGCTCGGTGATGGCAAACAATTTTCATGCAGCAGAGATTTTGCTGCTTCAATGGGACTGGTGCCCCGACAATACAGTACGGGAGGAAAGCCTACCCTGCTGGGCATCAGCAAGCGAGGCAACAAAAATTTACGTCGATTGCTGGTTCAGTGTGCCCGCGCGTTCATGATGCGGCTCGAGCATCAAAAGGGCAGGCTTGCCGAGTGGGTTCAGGAACAACTCAGCAGAAAACATTCGAACGTGGTTGCCTGTGCACTGGCTAACAAGCTGGCACGAATAGTTTGGGCAATCACCACTCGGCAAAATGAATATCAGGCCTGA
- a CDS encoding peptide MFS transporter, producing the protein MQSSINSRTFFGHPYPLSALFMTEMWERFSFYGIRPLLILFMSAAIFDGGMGIPREQASAIVGIFAGSIYLTSLPGGWLADNWLGQRLAVWYGSIIIALGHLSIALSAIWSKHLFFIGLLLITLGTGLFKTCITVMVGTLYKKDDPRRDGGFSLFYMGINLGSLIAALITGWLVKNYSWHWGFGVGGLGMLLALLIFRFYTVPSMRRYDRETGLNSSWDRPMVQHKHVGKYVSAISITACVIIALVIMGVIPFNPIKVANLLVYIISSSVILYFAYLFLFAGLNHNEKIRLLICFILLVSAALFWSAFEQKPTSFNLFANDYTDRVILGYEIPAVWFQSINPLYIILLAPLFSGLWFALAKRNMNPNSISKFVIGMLFAAGGFTIMMFAAQNVLETGNAVSPLWIVSSVLFLTLGELCLSPIGLATMTILAPSRMRGQVMGLWFCASALGNLAAGLIGGNVRADKLDNLPQLFANVSLSLVICAVILLVLLVPVRRLMSSLHEAKATPQVT; encoded by the coding sequence ATGCAATCTTCAATCAATAGCAGAACCTTTTTTGGACACCCTTATCCACTCAGCGCCCTTTTTATGACAGAAATGTGGGAACGGTTTTCGTTTTATGGTATCCGTCCCCTGCTCATTTTATTCATGTCTGCCGCCATCTTCGACGGAGGTATGGGGATCCCCCGTGAACAGGCCTCCGCCATTGTCGGAATTTTTGCCGGCAGTATTTACCTGACGTCATTACCCGGTGGCTGGCTGGCAGACAACTGGTTAGGACAGCGCCTTGCTGTTTGGTATGGTTCAATCATTATTGCCCTGGGCCATCTCTCCATTGCCCTCTCTGCAATTTGGAGCAAGCATCTGTTCTTTATTGGGTTGTTGCTCATTACACTCGGCACTGGCCTGTTCAAAACCTGTATCACCGTTATGGTAGGGACACTGTATAAAAAAGACGATCCCCGTCGTGATGGGGGATTTTCCCTGTTTTATATGGGCATCAATTTGGGATCGTTAATCGCGGCCTTAATCACGGGCTGGTTGGTGAAAAACTATAGCTGGCACTGGGGCTTTGGCGTCGGTGGATTGGGTATGCTACTCGCCTTGCTGATTTTCCGTTTTTATACCGTGCCTTCAATGCGTCGTTATGATAGAGAAACAGGACTGAATTCCAGTTGGGATCGCCCAATGGTACAACACAAACATGTAGGTAAATATGTCAGCGCCATCTCAATAACGGCCTGTGTCATTATTGCTCTCGTGATAATGGGTGTTATTCCCTTTAATCCCATCAAGGTGGCGAACCTGCTGGTTTATATTATCTCTTCAAGTGTCATCCTCTATTTTGCCTATTTATTCCTGTTTGCTGGATTAAATCACAATGAAAAAATTCGCTTGTTAATCTGCTTCATTCTGCTGGTTTCAGCCGCGTTATTCTGGTCAGCATTCGAACAAAAACCAACCTCATTTAACTTATTCGCCAATGATTATACTGACCGGGTAATACTGGGTTATGAAATTCCCGCCGTCTGGTTCCAGTCGATCAATCCACTGTATATCATCCTGCTGGCTCCACTCTTTAGCGGGTTGTGGTTTGCATTAGCAAAACGCAATATGAATCCAAACAGTATAAGTAAGTTTGTGATTGGTATGCTGTTTGCTGCCGGGGGGTTTACCATCATGATGTTCGCCGCTCAAAACGTACTGGAAACGGGTAACGCCGTTTCACCACTTTGGATCGTTTCCAGTGTCCTCTTCCTGACGCTGGGTGAACTTTGCCTTAGCCCAATCGGATTAGCAACGATGACAATATTAGCGCCTTCGCGCATGCGGGGACAGGTTATGGGATTGTGGTTCTGTGCCAGCGCATTGGGCAACCTGGCCGCAGGCTTGATCGGTGGAAATGTACGCGCAGATAAATTGGATAACCTGCCTCAGTTATTCGCTAACGTATCACTGTCGTTGGTTATTTGCGCCGTTATTTTGCTTGTTTTACTCGTTCCTGTCCGTCGTTTGATGAGTAGCTTACACGAAGCAAAAGCAACCCCTCAAGTAACCTAA
- a CDS encoding IS110 family transposase, which produces MNTKHQHALKKGLLEFIEDGESTITSILRKLGMMYLEQLSCLQTWIGELNAMIDRYVKENDACQRLAAIPGIGPVIATAIVSRVGNPGLFKNGRHFAAWLGLTPRQYSSGGKTRLAGITKRGDGYIRKLLVQGAKAVIYHINLRHNNYGEWIKQLMQRRPVNIVAIALANKIARISWVILTGEEKFRMT; this is translated from the coding sequence ATGAACACAAAACATCAACACGCCCTAAAAAAAGGTCTCCTTGAGTTTATCGAGGACGGTGAGTCAACAATAACCTCTATCCTGAGAAAGCTGGGCATGATGTATCTTGAACAATTATCCTGTTTACAGACATGGATCGGTGAGCTTAACGCAATGATTGACAGGTATGTTAAAGAAAACGATGCCTGCCAACGGTTAGCCGCCATTCCCGGTATTGGGCCGGTGATCGCCACAGCCATTGTCAGTCGTGTTGGAAATCCTGGTTTGTTCAAAAATGGCCGACATTTTGCTGCCTGGCTAGGGTTAACTCCCAGACAATATTCCAGTGGTGGAAAAACCAGACTCGCAGGAATAACGAAACGGGGTGATGGCTATATACGTAAGCTGTTGGTTCAGGGAGCCAAAGCAGTGATCTACCATATAAACCTAAGGCATAATAACTATGGTGAGTGGATAAAACAGCTGATGCAGCGCCGACCGGTCAATATTGTGGCTATCGCGCTGGCAAATAAGATCGCCAGAATATCGTGGGTGATATTAACGGGTGAAGAAAAATTCAGGATGACGTAA
- a CDS encoding sulfite exporter TauE/SafE family protein, whose product MINFSYTFAGALTGLFIGLTGVGGGALMTPILLLFFGVSPTTAIATDLWFASITKIIGARVHQTAGNVDWTVVKRLWCGSLPVALLVVLLVNHGVHIARIDWLTEAISFVVLITAVGLLLAPRLTSIARNRRIGKPVRFKATQPAFTVIAGALLGLCVALTSVGAGALGSVMLLYLYPLRMVPHRLVATDIVHAIPLAMVAGIGYLLAGKVDGGMLASLLVGSIPSVLIGSMLAGKFSGRKIQYLLSLVLIASAWKIVVS is encoded by the coding sequence ATGATTAATTTTTCTTACACATTTGCTGGTGCGCTGACTGGATTATTTATCGGCTTGACTGGTGTTGGCGGTGGGGCACTGATGACCCCGATCCTATTATTATTTTTTGGTGTATCGCCGACGACGGCCATTGCGACCGATCTGTGGTTTGCCTCAATTACTAAGATTATCGGAGCGAGGGTGCATCAAACCGCCGGAAATGTGGACTGGACAGTAGTTAAGCGGCTTTGGTGTGGTAGTTTGCCTGTAGCACTATTGGTTGTGCTGCTTGTTAATCATGGTGTGCATATTGCCAGAATCGATTGGTTAACAGAGGCAATTAGTTTTGTGGTACTGATTACGGCTGTCGGCTTGCTGCTGGCACCCAGGCTGACATCCATTGCCCGGAATCGTCGTATCGGCAAACCTGTGCGTTTTAAGGCAACACAACCCGCGTTTACGGTAATTGCGGGAGCGTTATTGGGGCTATGTGTTGCACTTACCTCGGTGGGTGCAGGGGCTCTTGGTAGTGTGATGTTATTGTATCTCTATCCATTACGAATGGTACCGCATCGTCTGGTTGCCACCGATATTGTACATGCTATCCCTCTAGCTATGGTGGCGGGGATTGGGTATCTTTTGGCAGGCAAAGTTGATGGGGGGATGTTGGCTAGTTTGCTGGTTGGTTCCATTCCTTCTGTGCTTATTGGTAGCATGCTTGCGGGTAAATTTTCTGGCAGAAAGATTCAGTATTTACTATCGTTGGTACTAATAGCATCTGCTTGGAAGATTGTGGTGTCGTAG